One part of the Xanthocytophaga agilis genome encodes these proteins:
- a CDS encoding PLP-dependent aspartate aminotransferase family protein yields the protein MKFATKAIHAGVEPDPTTGAIMTPIYQTSTYVQEAPGKHKGYEYARTQNPTRNALQAALAALENGKHGLCYASGLASIDAILKLFKPGDEIIATNDLYGGTYRIFTKIYSNFGLKFHFVPMQDMASVEKYINANTKMLWLETPTNPLMRLIDIQAAGTLAKKHNVLLAVDNTFATPYLQLPLEMGADIVMHSVTKYLGGHSDTVMGALIVNDDELAQRLAFIQNASGAVPGPQDCFLVLRGLKTLHVRMQRHCENGRAVAEYLAKHTKVDTVNYPGFSTHPAKSQMRDFGGMVSFTLKGDDWDEALQVMSSFHVFSLGESLGGVESLVTHPASMTHASIPKEERLQSGLKDTLIRLSVGIEDIDDLIADLQQAIG from the coding sequence ATGAAATTCGCAACCAAAGCTATTCACGCTGGGGTGGAGCCCGATCCAACCACAGGCGCTATCATGACTCCTATTTATCAGACATCCACCTATGTGCAGGAAGCACCTGGCAAACACAAAGGATATGAATATGCCCGCACCCAGAACCCAACCCGTAATGCGTTACAGGCAGCACTGGCAGCACTGGAAAATGGCAAACATGGATTATGCTATGCATCTGGCCTGGCGTCCATAGATGCCATCCTAAAGCTTTTTAAGCCAGGTGATGAAATCATTGCCACGAATGACTTGTATGGCGGTACTTATCGGATCTTTACAAAGATTTACAGCAACTTTGGCCTGAAGTTTCATTTTGTACCTATGCAGGATATGGCTTCTGTTGAAAAATACATCAACGCCAATACCAAGATGCTCTGGCTGGAAACTCCTACCAATCCGCTCATGCGTCTTATTGACATACAGGCAGCTGGTACATTGGCAAAGAAACACAATGTCCTGTTAGCTGTTGACAATACTTTTGCCACACCTTATCTTCAACTGCCATTGGAGATGGGGGCTGATATTGTGATGCACTCAGTAACCAAATACCTGGGGGGGCACTCTGATACGGTAATGGGAGCGTTGATTGTCAATGATGATGAACTGGCTCAGCGACTGGCCTTTATCCAGAATGCCAGTGGAGCAGTACCAGGTCCTCAGGATTGCTTTCTGGTATTACGCGGGCTAAAAACGCTACATGTACGGATGCAACGTCATTGTGAAAACGGACGGGCTGTAGCTGAATATCTTGCCAAACATACGAAGGTAGATACAGTTAATTATCCTGGATTTTCTACCCATCCTGCCAAGAGTCAGATGCGTGATTTTGGGGGAATGGTTTCTTTTACATTAAAAGGAGATGATTGGGATGAAGCTTTACAGGTTATGTCCAGCTTCCATGTGTTCTCATTAGGCGAGTCATTAGGAGGTGTAGAAAGTCTTGTTACACACCCGGCATCCATGACACATGCGAGCATTCCCAAAGAAGAACGTCTGCAATCTGGATTAAAAGATACGCTTATCCGCTTAAGTGTTGGGATTGAAGATATAGACGATCTTATCGCTGATTTGCAACAGGCAATCGGGTAA
- a CDS encoding M14 family zinc carboxypeptidase: protein MISKKPYLTFSVVFLLWIGKDESIYSLQKSMQLSNFYQQLFDSYSRYCESEIKYRRFKHKDLVVLLDKFEKNNILSNSITGKSYQKRDIYLLKAGTGKIKILLWSQMHGDEATATMALLDIFNFLTANDELNAFREKILSETTLYFVPMLNPDGAEPFERRTAQCIDMNRDALQLQTPEAKLLKQLQHDLKPDFGFNLHDQNTHYTAGATRNPATITFLAPPIDAQNTINDVRKRAIQLIVQLNQHIQTFIPNQVGRWSDEYEPRAFGENMQKWGTSTILVESGGYPNDPEKQFIRKLNFIVLLDAFYQIATQSYQNEKLEPYTAIPPNEKRLFDLLIKNVKVKDSIVDIGIIHNETTVGSSFYYNGQIYDWGDLSVFYGYEELDGQKLQVKEGKLYPQKLSVIDDVARLPIAELLQQGYLAVQIDQITPEQRTTHTLPIHIISAKDDFSSKIGEGKEANFFLTENGKIRYAVVNGFLHKVEP, encoded by the coding sequence ATGATTTCCAAAAAGCCTTATCTGACGTTCTCAGTGGTATTTTTACTATGGATTGGTAAGGATGAATCTATTTATAGTCTACAAAAAAGCATGCAATTATCAAATTTTTATCAGCAATTATTTGACAGTTATTCCAGGTATTGTGAATCTGAAATCAAATATCGGCGCTTCAAACATAAGGATCTGGTTGTATTACTTGATAAGTTCGAGAAAAATAACATCTTAAGTAATAGTATTACAGGAAAATCCTATCAAAAACGGGATATTTACCTTCTTAAAGCTGGTACTGGAAAGATCAAGATACTGCTCTGGTCGCAGATGCATGGAGATGAAGCAACAGCCACTATGGCCTTGCTGGACATATTTAATTTCCTGACAGCCAATGATGAACTGAATGCTTTCCGGGAAAAAATTTTGTCAGAAACTACATTATACTTTGTTCCTATGTTAAATCCCGATGGGGCCGAACCATTTGAACGTCGTACAGCGCAATGCATTGATATGAACAGAGATGCTTTGCAATTGCAAACTCCCGAAGCCAAACTACTGAAGCAGCTCCAACACGATCTCAAACCGGATTTTGGTTTCAATTTGCATGATCAAAATACGCATTATACAGCAGGTGCCACCCGCAATCCAGCAACCATTACATTCTTAGCACCACCTATAGATGCTCAAAATACAATAAATGATGTTCGCAAAAGAGCCATTCAATTAATTGTTCAGCTGAATCAGCATATACAAACCTTTATTCCTAATCAGGTAGGGCGCTGGTCAGATGAATATGAGCCTCGTGCATTTGGTGAGAATATGCAAAAATGGGGAACCAGCACTATTTTAGTAGAGTCAGGAGGCTATCCGAACGATCCTGAAAAACAGTTTATCCGTAAACTCAATTTTATAGTATTACTGGATGCATTTTATCAGATAGCCACACAAAGCTATCAGAATGAAAAACTGGAACCTTACACAGCTATTCCTCCCAATGAAAAAAGGCTATTCGACCTGTTGATTAAAAATGTGAAGGTAAAGGACAGTATAGTAGACATTGGTATTATTCATAATGAGACTACAGTAGGTTCTTCGTTTTATTATAACGGTCAAATTTATGATTGGGGAGATCTGTCTGTATTTTATGGGTATGAAGAGTTAGATGGGCAAAAGCTTCAGGTAAAGGAAGGAAAACTGTATCCTCAAAAACTATCAGTAATAGACGATGTAGCCAGATTGCCTATAGCTGAATTACTACAGCAAGGGTATCTGGCAGTACAAATTGATCAGATTACACCTGAACAACGGACTACACATACATTGCCTATACATATTATTTCAGCTAAAGATGATTTCAGCTCCAAAATAGGCGAAGGTAAAGAAGCAAATTTTTTCCTGACAGAAAACGGAAAGATTCGCTATGCAGTCGTTAATGGCTTTTTACATAAAGTTGAGCCCTGA
- a CDS encoding glycoside hydrolase family 2 TIM barrel-domain containing protein → MKKIVLLFLLCLNASVFVGVAQTKSPRQPRTSQPVQAGRWTIEKANAWYAKQPFLVGANFIPSTAVNELEMWQADTFDPQTIDRELGLAESLGMNIMRVFLHNIPYDTDKEGFLKRINEFLTIADKHHIKIMFVLFDSCWNDNPKAGKQPEPKTGVHNSGWLRCPGTQMLFDSRTWGKLEDYTKGIISAFANDSRVLVWDLFNEPSNSGYMDAVVPLLKKSFEWARAVNPSQPLTAGWWHDHPMSNEVMLNSSDIITFHNYVTPEKLEAQIKDLQATYKRPLICTEYMARKHKSTFEGCLPIFDKYKVGAINWGLVKGKTNTIYAWDEPLPGGEEPKLWFHDIFRPDGTPYQQQEVETIRKFTKAGK, encoded by the coding sequence ATGAAAAAGATAGTATTACTTTTTTTGCTGTGTTTGAATGCATCCGTTTTTGTTGGGGTAGCACAAACAAAGTCACCCAGGCAACCCCGGACCAGTCAACCCGTACAGGCAGGTCGCTGGACTATTGAGAAGGCCAATGCCTGGTATGCTAAACAGCCATTTTTAGTTGGGGCCAATTTTATTCCATCTACAGCGGTTAATGAACTGGAAATGTGGCAGGCAGATACCTTTGATCCTCAGACTATAGATAGAGAGCTAGGTCTGGCAGAAAGTTTAGGCATGAATATCATGCGGGTATTTTTACATAACATTCCCTATGATACAGATAAAGAAGGTTTTCTGAAACGCATCAATGAGTTTCTGACGATTGCAGATAAGCATCATATCAAAATTATGTTTGTGTTGTTTGACTCCTGTTGGAATGACAACCCAAAAGCTGGCAAGCAACCTGAACCTAAAACCGGCGTTCACAATTCCGGATGGTTGCGTTGCCCTGGCACACAAATGTTGTTTGACTCACGCACCTGGGGTAAACTGGAAGATTATACAAAAGGAATTATCAGCGCTTTTGCTAATGATTCGCGTGTGTTAGTATGGGATCTGTTTAATGAGCCATCCAATTCTGGCTATATGGATGCAGTAGTACCATTGCTGAAGAAATCCTTTGAATGGGCCAGAGCTGTCAATCCTTCTCAACCACTGACAGCAGGCTGGTGGCATGACCATCCTATGAGTAATGAAGTAATGCTGAATAGTTCGGATATCATTACTTTCCATAATTATGTAACACCTGAAAAACTTGAGGCGCAAATCAAAGACTTACAAGCTACTTACAAAAGACCGTTGATTTGTACAGAATACATGGCTCGTAAACATAAAAGCACTTTCGAAGGATGTCTGCCTATATTTGACAAATACAAGGTAGGGGCTATTAACTGGGGACTGGTAAAAGGAAAAACGAATACTATCTATGCATGGGATGAACCATTACCTGGTGGGGAAGAGCCAAAACTATGGTTTCATGATATATTCCGTCCGGATGGTACACCCTATCAGCAACAGGAGGTAGAAACAATCCGGAAATTTACCAAAGCAGGAAAATGA
- a CDS encoding energy transducer TonB: MEKANTIALSLNDIIFENRNKSYGAYQLRSIYERYLQRATFLGVVAFSIVLAILWNMFKQVPEDSTTSETKDGQIELKRIEDIILPPPPVVPPPVVQQQQQVQTIDFREMQVVQEEEATPSAEITRNEDIKDIEISNETKDGPPPTEDLMVDPNTSTNSIVGGLVDNPENIIFTAVEQMPEFPGGREEMNRFLSKNLRFPASAQQKGVSGVVYISFVVSNTGAVSDIKVLKGIDEACDKEAVRVVEKMPNWKPGRQNGRNVTVRYSLPLRFAITQ, translated from the coding sequence ATGGAAAAAGCAAACACTATTGCCCTTTCACTCAATGATATCATATTTGAGAACCGTAACAAAAGTTATGGTGCCTATCAGTTACGTTCTATCTATGAACGCTATCTGCAACGTGCTACGTTTCTTGGAGTAGTAGCCTTCTCTATTGTACTGGCAATTTTATGGAATATGTTTAAGCAAGTACCTGAAGATAGTACAACGTCAGAAACAAAGGATGGTCAAATAGAACTAAAAAGGATTGAAGATATTATACTACCTCCTCCTCCAGTAGTACCTCCACCTGTAGTACAACAGCAACAACAAGTACAAACTATTGATTTTCGGGAAATGCAAGTAGTACAGGAAGAAGAAGCAACACCAAGTGCAGAAATTACCCGTAATGAGGATATTAAAGATATTGAGATTTCTAATGAAACAAAGGATGGTCCTCCTCCAACTGAAGATCTGATGGTAGATCCTAACACCTCAACCAATAGTATTGTAGGAGGCCTGGTAGACAATCCTGAGAACATAATTTTTACAGCAGTTGAACAAATGCCTGAGTTTCCAGGTGGAAGAGAAGAAATGAACAGATTTCTTTCTAAAAACCTTCGCTTCCCAGCTTCTGCACAACAAAAAGGAGTTTCAGGGGTTGTGTACATAAGCTTTGTAGTGAGTAATACGGGCGCTGTGTCAGATATTAAAGTATTGAAAGGCATTGATGAAGCTTGTGATAAAGAAGCAGTGCGTGTAGTAGAGAAAATGCCAAACTGGAAGCCTGGCCGTCAGAATGGTCGCAATGTAACAGTACGTTACTCATTGCCATTACGTTTTGCAATCACTCAATAA
- a CDS encoding nucleoside recognition domain-containing protein, producing the protein MALNYVWIAFFLIAFLVALFKLIFLGDTQIFKLIIDGTFDTAKIAIMDIALPLAGIMTFFLGILNIGEKAGAIQFLSRIIGPFFNRLFPEVPKDHPASGHMMINFSANMLGLDNAATPFGLRSMKSLQELNPEKEIASNAQIMFLVLHTAGPVLIPLSIMAQRTLLGAANPSDVFIPCLIGTYITTLIGMIVVAIWQKINLLHPVMLAWIVGFTGIIALLLWYLSGLDKTQLEVFSQVAGPLLLFVIMVAFILGGIRKKINVFDAFIEGAKNGFEDSLKILPYLIGMLVAISIFRNSGSLAYVVDGIGHLLAMTGVNTDFVPALPVAIMKPFSGSGARGLMIDVMKTYGADSFPGRVACIFNGSADTTFYIIALYFGSVGIKKVRYAIVAGIIADIVGVIAGIFLGYLFFH; encoded by the coding sequence ATGGCATTAAACTACGTCTGGATCGCCTTTTTTCTTATTGCATTTCTTGTTGCACTCTTTAAGCTTATTTTTCTGGGCGATACCCAGATCTTTAAGCTCATCATTGATGGCACATTTGATACAGCTAAAATTGCCATCATGGATATTGCACTCCCTCTGGCTGGCATTATGACGTTTTTTTTGGGAATTCTGAATATAGGTGAGAAAGCGGGAGCTATTCAGTTTCTTTCGCGTATTATTGGTCCTTTCTTCAATCGTCTATTTCCTGAAGTACCCAAAGACCATCCGGCCAGCGGACATATGATGATCAATTTCTCAGCTAATATGCTGGGACTGGATAACGCTGCGACTCCCTTTGGACTACGTTCGATGAAAAGCCTTCAGGAACTGAATCCAGAAAAAGAAATAGCCTCCAATGCTCAGATTATGTTTCTGGTACTACATACGGCAGGTCCGGTACTGATCCCTCTCAGCATTATGGCTCAACGCACATTATTAGGTGCTGCCAACCCTTCCGATGTTTTTATCCCATGTCTGATTGGTACCTATATCACCACGCTTATAGGAATGATCGTAGTTGCTATCTGGCAAAAGATCAATCTGTTACATCCTGTGATGCTGGCATGGATAGTTGGATTTACAGGAATTATAGCACTATTACTCTGGTATCTGTCAGGTTTGGATAAAACCCAACTGGAAGTGTTTTCACAGGTAGCAGGTCCGTTACTTCTGTTTGTGATTATGGTGGCCTTTATTCTGGGAGGCATACGTAAAAAGATAAATGTATTCGATGCCTTTATCGAAGGAGCCAAAAACGGATTTGAAGATTCCTTAAAGATCCTCCCCTATCTTATAGGTATGTTGGTAGCAATCAGCATATTCCGCAATTCCGGCTCTCTGGCATACGTTGTTGATGGTATAGGCCATTTGCTTGCGATGACGGGTGTCAATACAGACTTTGTACCCGCCTTACCTGTTGCTATCATGAAACCCTTTAGTGGAAGTGGCGCACGTGGCCTGATGATAGATGTAATGAAAACCTATGGAGCAGACTCTTTTCCTGGACGGGTAGCCTGTATCTTCAACGGCTCAGCAGATACCACGTTTTATATTATTGCCTTGTATTTTGGGTCTGTAGGGATCAAAAAAGTACGCTATGCAATTGTAGCTGGTATTATTGCAGATATTGTGGGTGTCATTGCCGGTATATTTCTGGGGTATCTGTTCTTCCACTAA
- a CDS encoding gamma carbonic anhydrase family protein, whose protein sequence is MSFILPVRGIMPQFGQECFIAPNATVVGEVTMGDYCSLWFNAVVRGDVNSITIGHHTNIQDGAVIHCTYQKHKTVIGNYVSIAHNAIVHGCTIEDEVLVGMGAVVMDGAIVKKNAIVAAGAIVLQNTVIEEGCIYGGNPAKFIKKVSPEQAEVFLRTANNYVMYKDWFKE, encoded by the coding sequence ATGTCATTTATTTTACCTGTACGAGGCATTATGCCTCAGTTTGGACAAGAATGTTTCATAGCTCCCAACGCTACAGTTGTTGGAGAAGTAACTATGGGAGACTATTGCAGCCTCTGGTTTAACGCTGTTGTAAGAGGGGATGTTAACTCTATTACCATTGGACATCATACCAACATTCAGGATGGTGCTGTGATCCATTGTACTTACCAGAAACATAAAACTGTTATTGGCAACTATGTTTCTATCGCACACAATGCCATTGTTCATGGCTGTACTATTGAAGATGAAGTACTGGTTGGTATGGGAGCCGTTGTGATGGATGGAGCCATTGTCAAGAAAAATGCCATTGTAGCTGCAGGAGCTATTGTATTACAAAATACAGTGATTGAAGAAGGTTGTATTTATGGCGGAAATCCAGCGAAGTTTATCAAAAAAGTAAGTCCGGAACAGGCAGAGGTTTTCCTTCGCACTGCAAATAACTATGTTATGTATAAAGATTGGTTTAAAGAATAA
- a CDS encoding ferritin, whose translation MKDLMRLRSLLGTEVEALLNNQIKMEAYNSSVYLAMASWCDRNGFDYSADHFYKQAEDEREHMLRFFKYVSDMGGTAVSPSVDGIPQEFESFREVFETALELEVKTTQAINNIADKCYKEKDHVTVEFLNWFHKEQREEEYVARRCLELFEVIGEEGTGRWEIDKAIPSVSYGNE comes from the coding sequence ATGAAAGACTTAATGCGTTTAAGAAGTTTGCTTGGCACGGAAGTAGAGGCGTTGCTAAACAACCAGATCAAAATGGAAGCTTATAATTCCTCTGTATATTTAGCTATGGCTTCCTGGTGTGATCGGAATGGTTTTGACTACAGTGCAGACCATTTCTACAAGCAGGCTGAAGATGAGCGTGAGCATATGTTGCGCTTCTTCAAATATGTGAGTGATATGGGCGGAACAGCCGTATCTCCTAGTGTAGATGGTATTCCTCAGGAGTTTGAATCTTTCAGAGAGGTATTCGAAACTGCATTGGAACTTGAAGTAAAGACAACTCAGGCTATCAATAATATTGCAGATAAGTGCTATAAAGAGAAAGATCATGTTACTGTGGAATTCCTAAATTGGTTCCATAAAGAGCAACGTGAAGAGGAATATGTAGCTCGTCGTTGTCTAGAACTGTTTGAGGTAATTGGTGAAGAAGGTACAGGACGTTGGGAAATCGATAAAGCTATTCCTTCTGTTTCTTACGGAAACGAATAA
- a CDS encoding beta-L-arabinofuranosidase domain-containing protein, protein MNTYLRYTIFLFFLSIVLVFSGHSSFLKAQTIQSPIYTELPLGSVKPKGWLLHQLQIMRDGTTGHLDEVYGKIKDDNGWLGGKGDGWEETPYWLDGAVPLAYLLNDPVLKNKVNRYIEWTLTHQRPSGYFGPITKAEREKGATITVDSCQLGEDWWPKMVMLKVLKQYYTATQDKRVIPFMSHFFNYQLQSLKKCPIGKWTDWSASRGIDNAMIAQWLYSITKEASLLELAALIESQSFEWNTWLTNRDWVIRAAAYQDNENWMSRHGVNVGMAIKSPAITYQRTGDKKYLSGLSTGFHDLMTLHGLPMGIFSADEDLHGNDPVQGTELCAIVESMFSLEEIIGITGDIHYMDALERMTFNALPTQTTDDYNAKQYFQIANQVQVKRGVFNFSLPFDREMNNVYGMRSGYTCCLANMHQGWTKFVAHMWYGTPDKGLAALEYGPNQIVAKVGKTQQEVTITETTTFPFEESIQFAFSTKKEVSFPLQLRIPSWCKEATILLNGQKLRTEKGGQVITIDHTWKDKDKLTLELPMQAQFSTWGRNTRALEYGPLVYALKLGERWEKESQKEEGDYFNVFPVGDWNYGIVAKTVAEPVQSVSIKKVKPVSDQFIWNLTNAPIEITVDAKKIPDWKIVNDVAPSPVTERSGIYKGKVENKTEKITLIPYGCTKVRIVAFPVVP, encoded by the coding sequence ATGAATACCTATCTGCGCTACACTATTTTCTTATTTTTTCTATCAATAGTACTTGTTTTTTCTGGGCATTCGTCTTTTCTGAAAGCACAAACCATACAATCTCCTATCTATACAGAGTTGCCGCTTGGATCTGTTAAACCCAAAGGTTGGTTGCTGCATCAGCTTCAGATTATGCGGGATGGAACAACCGGACATCTGGATGAAGTATATGGAAAGATCAAAGATGACAATGGTTGGCTGGGAGGAAAAGGAGATGGCTGGGAAGAAACTCCTTACTGGCTGGATGGGGCAGTACCACTTGCCTACCTGCTTAATGATCCGGTTTTAAAGAATAAAGTGAACCGATACATTGAATGGACGCTAACTCATCAACGCCCTTCCGGATATTTTGGTCCTATCACGAAAGCAGAGCGGGAGAAAGGAGCTACCATAACTGTTGACTCCTGTCAGTTGGGTGAAGATTGGTGGCCTAAAATGGTGATGCTGAAAGTATTGAAACAGTATTATACAGCTACACAAGATAAACGGGTGATTCCGTTTATGAGCCATTTCTTTAACTATCAGTTGCAGTCACTCAAAAAATGTCCTATTGGAAAATGGACTGACTGGTCTGCTTCCCGTGGCATTGACAATGCTATGATTGCCCAATGGCTGTATAGTATTACGAAGGAAGCCTCTCTACTGGAGTTGGCTGCACTGATTGAGTCGCAGTCATTTGAGTGGAATACCTGGCTGACAAACCGGGATTGGGTCATCCGCGCTGCTGCTTATCAGGATAATGAAAACTGGATGAGTCGTCATGGTGTCAATGTGGGAATGGCCATAAAGTCGCCCGCTATAACTTATCAGCGTACCGGCGATAAAAAATATCTGTCAGGTTTAAGCACAGGCTTTCATGACCTGATGACTTTGCATGGTTTACCTATGGGTATTTTTTCGGCTGATGAAGATTTACATGGAAATGATCCGGTACAGGGAACAGAACTTTGTGCTATTGTAGAATCGATGTTTTCACTGGAAGAGATTATCGGAATTACGGGAGATATCCACTATATGGATGCATTGGAACGAATGACATTCAATGCGCTGCCTACCCAGACAACAGATGACTACAATGCCAAACAATACTTTCAGATTGCCAATCAGGTACAGGTAAAACGTGGAGTATTTAACTTTTCCTTACCCTTTGATCGGGAAATGAACAATGTCTACGGTATGCGTAGTGGTTATACCTGTTGTCTGGCAAATATGCATCAGGGGTGGACAAAGTTTGTTGCCCATATGTGGTATGGTACTCCTGATAAAGGGTTGGCTGCATTGGAATATGGTCCTAATCAGATTGTCGCTAAAGTAGGGAAGACTCAACAGGAAGTTACCATTACTGAAACAACAACCTTTCCTTTTGAAGAGTCTATTCAATTTGCATTCTCTACAAAGAAAGAAGTTAGCTTTCCTTTGCAACTACGCATTCCTTCCTGGTGTAAGGAAGCAACTATCTTGTTGAATGGACAAAAACTACGTACAGAAAAAGGAGGACAGGTAATAACTATTGACCATACATGGAAAGACAAGGATAAATTAACCCTGGAGTTACCTATGCAGGCCCAGTTCTCAACCTGGGGACGTAACACCCGGGCTTTGGAATATGGACCATTGGTCTATGCATTAAAGCTGGGTGAACGATGGGAGAAAGAAAGTCAGAAAGAAGAAGGCGATTATTTTAATGTCTTTCCTGTAGGTGACTGGAACTATGGAATAGTGGCAAAGACTGTTGCCGAACCTGTTCAGTCTGTATCAATAAAAAAGGTGAAGCCTGTATCGGATCAGTTTATCTGGAATCTGACTAATGCACCTATTGAAATTACTGTAGATGCCAAAAAGATTCCAGACTGGAAGATTGTCAATGATGTAGCCCCTTCACCTGTAACGGAAAGGTCTGGGATTTACAAAGGAAAAGTAGAAAACAAGACAGAAAAGATCACATTGATTCCTTATGGATGTACCAAAGTACGTATTGTGGCTTTTCCTGTAGTGCCCTGA
- a CDS encoding altronate dehydratase family protein yields MRHLLKVHPSDNVIVALTDLSKGQTLTYEGETYILQDNIQQKHKFVTEDLNTGDPVIMYGVLVGKAMHPIPKGGLIHTQNLKHAAADYSGKQKDYTWTPPDVSKWNDRTFMGYHRSDGRVGTANYWLFVPTVFCENRNLEVIKEALNKELGYGQSEKYKNYTRQLISMYESGQSPDTMLSADLSLQEEMFHTKRLFPNIDGIKFLTHQGGCGGTRQDSAVLSKLLASYADHPNVAGVTVLSLGCQHLQMDDFKQEIFQRNSKFDKPLLMFEQQKSQSEESLISEAIKQTFVHLVKANTQQRQPAPLSKMVLGVKCGGSDGFSGISANPAVGYAADLLVGLGGTVLLAEFPELCGVEQELADRCINKEIAAKFVHLMKSYNAQAESVGSGFHANPSPGNIRDGLITDAIKSAGAAKKGGTAPIVDVLDYTEPATKPGLNLVCTPGNDVEATTGKTASGSTLILFTTGLGTPTGNPVCPVIKVATNSDLARRMADIIDIDTGDIITGQTTIEQKGEEILEYCIRAASGLEKIKSVELGQDDFIPWKRGVSL; encoded by the coding sequence ATGCGACACCTCCTGAAAGTTCATCCATCGGACAATGTCATTGTAGCACTGACTGACTTATCCAAAGGGCAAACGCTGACATACGAAGGCGAGACCTACATCTTGCAAGATAACATACAGCAAAAGCACAAGTTTGTCACTGAGGATCTGAATACCGGAGATCCTGTCATTATGTATGGTGTATTGGTAGGCAAAGCCATGCATCCGATTCCAAAAGGAGGGTTAATCCATACACAAAACCTCAAACATGCTGCTGCAGATTACTCTGGAAAGCAGAAAGACTATACATGGACTCCTCCGGATGTTTCCAAATGGAATGACAGAACATTTATGGGATATCATCGTTCAGATGGACGGGTAGGCACTGCTAATTACTGGTTATTTGTGCCTACTGTATTCTGTGAAAATAGGAACCTGGAAGTAATAAAAGAGGCATTGAATAAGGAGTTGGGTTATGGTCAGAGTGAAAAATACAAGAATTACACCCGTCAACTGATATCCATGTATGAATCAGGACAGTCGCCAGATACTATGTTATCAGCTGACTTGTCTTTGCAGGAAGAAATGTTTCATACCAAACGCCTGTTTCCAAATATCGACGGCATCAAATTTCTGACTCACCAGGGTGGCTGTGGAGGTACACGACAGGATTCTGCTGTATTGAGTAAGTTACTAGCCTCCTATGCAGATCATCCAAATGTAGCGGGAGTTACAGTATTAAGTCTAGGTTGTCAGCACTTGCAGATGGATGACTTCAAACAGGAAATATTTCAGCGTAACTCCAAATTTGATAAACCTCTTTTGATGTTTGAACAACAAAAGAGTCAATCGGAAGAAAGTCTGATTTCAGAAGCGATCAAGCAAACTTTTGTACACTTAGTTAAGGCCAATACACAACAACGCCAGCCGGCTCCTTTAAGCAAAATGGTATTGGGTGTAAAATGTGGTGGTTCTGATGGTTTTTCGGGTATATCAGCCAACCCCGCAGTTGGTTATGCAGCTGACTTGCTGGTAGGTTTGGGTGGCACTGTATTACTGGCTGAGTTTCCAGAGCTCTGCGGTGTAGAGCAGGAGCTTGCCGACAGATGCATCAACAAAGAGATTGCGGCGAAGTTTGTTCACCTGATGAAATCCTATAATGCACAGGCAGAATCTGTAGGTTCAGGCTTCCATGCCAACCCTTCACCCGGCAACATTCGGGATGGCCTGATTACAGATGCTATCAAGTCAGCAGGCGCAGCGAAAAAAGGAGGCACTGCTCCTATTGTAGATGTGCTCGACTATACAGAACCAGCTACCAAGCCGGGTCTGAATCTGGTATGTACCCCTGGTAATGATGTAGAAGCAACTACAGGAAAAACAGCATCAGGCTCTACCCTGATTTTATTTACAACGGGTCTGGGTACTCCGACAGGTAATCCGGTATGCCCTGTTATCAAGGTAGCCACAAACAGTGATCTGGCTCGTCGCATGGCTGACATTATTGATATTGATACTGGCGATATTATTACAGGACAAACCACCATTGAGCAAAAAGGGGAAGAGATTCTGGAATATTGTATTCGTGCGGCCAGCGGTCTGGAAAAGATCAAATCTGTAGAACTGGGACAAGATGACTTCATTCCATGGAAACGTGGGGTAAGTCTGTAA